One part of the Isachenkonia alkalipeptolytica genome encodes these proteins:
- the rpmI gene encoding 50S ribosomal protein L35 has product MPKMKSHRGASKRLKRTKSGKLKRAKAFANHILAKKSPKRKRNLRKMAILSKGDQKRIDQFIAK; this is encoded by the coding sequence ATGCCAAAAATGAAAAGCCATAGAGGAGCTTCAAAAAGACTAAAGAGAACCAAGAGTGGAAAGTTAAAAAGAGCAAAAGCTTTTGCTAACCACATCTTAGCGAAAAAGTCTCCGAAACGCAAGCGAAATCTTAGAAAAATGGCAATTCTTTCTAAGGGAGACCAAAAAAGAATCGACCAATTCATAGCAAAATAA
- a CDS encoding TrmH family RNA methyltransferase, translated as MKDIIESLDNPKIKEIRSLHKKKYRKKFGKYLIEGKRIVAEALEHGAKIDSIIISSDYIGDETYQESVLNSGIRNIELIRVTEKVFLSIAKTESPQGIIAVIHKEEHSLEKSLGKLPKYPYIVTLENLQDPGNMGTIIRTAEAAGVDLILVTKNSTDPYGDKALRSSMGAIFHVPIVEVEGMEWLSLLKINKIQVIATDLSATKTYGELDYRGGINLIIGNEGHGISKNLLDQADEKIIIPIYGNIDSLNASVASGILLYKAREKRGIV; from the coding sequence TTGAAGGATATTATAGAAAGCTTGGATAACCCGAAAATTAAGGAAATCCGTTCACTGCATAAAAAGAAATACCGAAAGAAATTTGGAAAGTACCTTATTGAAGGCAAACGCATTGTAGCCGAAGCCTTGGAACATGGAGCAAAAATTGATAGCATTATTATATCATCGGATTACATTGGAGATGAAACTTATCAAGAATCAGTGTTGAACTCCGGGATAAGAAATATTGAACTAATAAGGGTTACAGAAAAAGTTTTTCTTTCCATAGCAAAAACCGAATCACCTCAAGGGATTATAGCGGTGATACATAAAGAAGAACATAGTCTTGAAAAATCCTTGGGGAAACTGCCAAAATATCCCTATATCGTAACCCTGGAAAACCTTCAGGATCCGGGAAATATGGGGACAATCATTCGAACCGCTGAGGCTGCAGGGGTGGATTTGATTTTGGTTACTAAAAATTCAACAGATCCCTATGGAGATAAAGCTCTCCGTTCTAGCATGGGGGCAATTTTTCATGTACCTATTGTTGAAGTCGAAGGTATGGAATGGCTTTCCCTCTTAAAAATAAATAAAATACAAGTTATAGCAACAGATTTATCTGCAACAAAGACCTATGGAGAGTTAGATTATCGAGGGGGAATCAACTTAATCATCGGTAATGAAGGTCACGGAATCTCTAAGAATCTTCTGGACCAAGCCGATGAGAAAATCATTATACCGATATATGGTAATATTGATTCCCTTAATGCTTCCGTTGCGTCGGGAATACTACTTTATAAGGCTCGAGAAAAACGTGGCATAGTATGA
- the rplT gene encoding 50S ribosomal protein L20, which translates to MPRVKKGINAKKKHKKILRLAKGFRGGRSKLFRPANQFVMKSLKHAYVGRKLRKRDFRKLWITRINAAARLNGLSYSRFMNGLKLADININRKMLADMAVNDQEGFTQLVNTAKEKLNV; encoded by the coding sequence ATGCCTAGAGTAAAAAAAGGAATTAACGCCAAGAAAAAACATAAAAAAATATTGCGATTAGCCAAAGGTTTCAGAGGTGGAAGAAGCAAACTCTTCAGACCGGCTAATCAATTCGTAATGAAATCTTTAAAGCATGCTTATGTAGGAAGAAAATTAAGAAAAAGAGACTTTCGAAAACTTTGGATTACAAGAATCAATGCTGCGGCAAGACTGAACGGTCTTTCTTATTCTCGATTTATGAATGGATTAAAGCTTGCAGATATAAACATTAATCGTAAGATGTTAGCGGACATGGCTGTGAATGACCAAGAAGGCTTCACACAATTAGTAAATACCGCAAAAGAAAAACTAAACGTTTAA